A stretch of DNA from Halobacteriovorax vibrionivorans:
TTGTATTGTAAGTAACAAAGAGTCCCATATATGTAGAAGCGAAGATGCCAAAGAGAAATAACCAAATTGACAACCTCTGTCCAACGCTTAGCAAAATAAATTCCTTAAAAATTGAGTAAATAATCAGCTATTTACGTCCTTCTATTTTACGACAAATATCCGCGTCATGCCAATTGTAAGTATTGGAGTCTTTTCCAATGGTTGCGTATTTGGTAGAGTTAATCGCTCAGGAATACACAACACATATGGGAAACAATAATATGACTTTAGAGATTGAGAAAATCGTGGCCGAAGGAGTAAAGCTAACTCCAATGATGGCCCAGTATCACGAGATCAAAACCCAATATCGCGACCACATGCTAATGTTTCGCATGGGTGACTTCTATGAAGTTTTCTTTGAAGATGCAATTAACGCTTCTAAGATTTTAAATATTGCTCTTACTCACCGAGGAAAACTTGGAGAGCACAAAATTCCAATGGCCGGTATTCCACATCATGCAGCCGCAACTTATATTGATCGCTTTTCAAAAGAAGGATTAAAAGTTGCAATATGTGAACAGGTCCAAGATCCAAAAGAAGCAAAGGGAATTGTTGAGCGTGCAGTAACTCAAGTTGTTTCTCCAGGGATGCCCTTTGATCTCGATAAGACCGACTCAAAAGAAGATCAATTCATTGTCGCTTGTAATGAAACAAATGGACGCTTTGAAATTATCACAATCGACTTCACAACAGGATTCTTCAAAGGTTTTATTCTTGAAACTTTTGAGGACTTTATTGAAAAGCTTCGTGTTCTTGCACCAAAAGAATTTCTTACATACCTAGGTCAATGGGATAAGTATGAAAACGTTGCGACTTTAAATGAACACAACGGGACTCTAGTTACTCACCTTTCAAAAGAATACTTTAAAGAAAAGTACTCGAGTGTCTATATTGAAAAATTAATTCCGACTTATAAACGTGACCAAGTTATCAAAGAAAATGAAACGGTATTAGAACCAATTGGTGCCCTTTCATATTATATTTGTTCAACTCAAAACCACGAAGGATTCTCTCACCTTCATACTTTTAGCCTAAGTGATGAAACAGGCTCAATGAAAGTGACGATACCAACTCTAACTGGACTTGAGATTCTGCCAAAGTCTCGTGAAACCTATAAAGAGTCTCTCCTTGGTTTTATGGATAAGACAAAGACTTCAATGGGTTCAAGAAAACTTAAAACGATTTTCACATCTCCACTTACGAGTAAGGCAGAAATTAAAAATCGTCTTGATACAATTGAGTACTTCTTAAAAAATGATGAACTTCTACAAGATACGCGTGAGTCATTAAACAACGTACGCGACTTAGAAAGAATTCTAGCAAAGGCCGCGACAAATCGTGCAAATGCCGGAGATCTTCTTAATATTGCAAGTGCTGTTGATGTCTATGAAGATCTATTAAACTCTCTTAAGAAGCTTCCTACTAATGTCTTTGGAAAATTAAATAAAGAAGCAAAAGAAAGTCTTTTTGAACTTCGCAATGAAATTAAGTTAACGATCAATGATGAAATTGGTGCAAGCCTCGATAAAGGAAACTTAATTAAGGAAGGTGCAAATAAGACACGTGATCGCCTTGCTAAAGTTTCACAAAATACGGCCCAGGCCCTTGTTGAGCTTGAAAATCGATACCGTGAAGAGACAGGAATTCAAAAGCTAAGAATTAAATCAAATAATGTTGCTGGATACTTCATTGAAGTTTCAAAAACTCATACAGATAAAGTTCCTGCAAACTTTGTACGTAGGCAAACTCTCGTAAACTCTGAAAGATATGCAACAGAAGAACTAACTCAATTTGAGAAAGAAGTTGTGGTAGCTCGTGAGAAACTTGAAAAGTTAGAAAGAGAAATCTTTAAAAACCTAATTAAGCAAATCACAATGCTAAGTAATGCTATTCAAAACCTAGCAAATATTCTGTCCACAACAGATACTCTCCAATCACTTGCTTGGATAGCTCGTAATGAAGAATTTTCGAGACCGACAATTTCGGACAAGTCCCGTGACATGGATATTCACGGTGCATGGCATCCGTTAATTAAAGCTGCTATAAAAGATCAGTTTATTCCTCACGATCTCAAACTTAATGAAAAAACATACTTTGGTCTTATCACTGGTCCTAACATGGCCGGTAAGACAACAGTTATGCGTGAAATCGCAATCATTCAATTACTAACGCAAATTGGATCATACGTTCCTGCTGAAAATGCAAAAGTTAGTATCTGTGATTTCTTATTTAGTCGTCTTGGTGCAAGTGATGATATTTTAAAAGGACAATCAACTTTCATGGTTGAGATGGCCGAAACAGCTGAGATTCTAAGGCACGCAACAGAGAACTCTCTTATCATTCTTGATGAAGTTGGACGAGGAACATCGACTTATGATGGCCTTTCTATTGCGTGGGCACTAGTTGAACATTTCATTGAAGAAACAAAAGCTCTATGTCTTTTTGCTACTCACTACCATGAATTAATTGATCTTGCTGATAGTTATCCACAAGCAAAGAACTTAACAGTAGAAACTTTAAATCATAAAGGAAATGTAAAATTCCTATATCGCCTAATAGAAAAAGCAGCTTCGCAGTCATTTGGTATCTACGTTGCTAAACTTGCTGGCCTTCCTCCTTCTGTTTTAAAACGTTCTCAAAATGTTTTAAAGAGCATGGAGAAAGAAACAAATATTTCAAAGGCCCTTTTAGGACAAGATGAGACTGCATGTGGTGAGCAACTTGATTTCTTTAATATTGAAGTAACTCAAGAAGTACCTGACTATTTAAAACAAGTTGAAGATGATCTAACAAAAATGGATATTAACAACTTAACGCCAATTCAAGCACTTAATAAGCTTCATCAATTAGTCGACCAAATTACTTTTAGCTAGATAATTATAGAATAAGCAATATTTTCCAAGGACGTGTTCAACACGTCCTTTTTTTTTATTCCCATGCCTAGATGCCGATACGTAGGGCATGAGCGCAAACCAGAAACTGACAGAAATTTACGATCATTATAAACAATCAAAAGCGGCCAAGAAGCTTCGAAATGATAGGCTTAGAAAAAGAGCATATGCATTTATTTGTGACCTCTACATTATTGTCTTTGCCAATAAGGCCCTTTCATTTGTTTGGCTATCTTTTATAAATAATTATGTTTCAAATATTTCAACGTCACCGAGAGTTTCGACGTTTACGTTTCAAGCCCACACAACAAACCTATCCCTGGCGATCATGTTCTTTAGTTATTTCTTTTTTTCTTATTACTTAGGAAATGGACAAACGCTTGGAAAAGCTTTCTTTAAGCTAAAGGTTGTTAGCTCACGAGATATGACAGAAGAATTAAGTGCCCTCGACTGCTTTGGCCGCTCTATTGGATATGTCTTTGCTAGCCTACTAGCGTATCTACCACTTGCCTTAAACTTTGTTAGGAAAGATCAAAAAGGTGTTCAAGACTTTATCTCTCACACTCATGTAGTATGTATGGATGATTTTGAATATGCCTTAGCACAAGCGGAAGTATCAACTCCTGAAGAAGCACAACAGATCGCTCTCTTTGAAGAAGTTTCTTAGTCTTTTCTTAGGGGCGCGGGTACCAATGGAACTTTCAATAGTTTAGCCCCTCATTTCCAATTGAAAACATCATAATCTTCTTTAAACTTACGTTTTAAATCGTTTTCACAAGATAAAATGATCTAAAGAGACTTATATAGGGCAGCTTAAGCACTTATAAGTAAGCTAAGTACCTGAAACTTCCATTGGTACCCGCGCCCCTAAAAGTCTAAGTCAGAAAAGATTTCACTGGCGCGCCCAACAACGCGAGACTTTAATTTCTCATCAGAAGTAGGTGCTTTTGATTCTTTATAAGGCTGCATCACAGACTTAGATGCGACTTTTGATTTATTATAGCCTTCACTATCACTCTTAAAGAGATCTCTCTGATCACTATCTTTAGAATCCCATGGCCTTTTTACATTGGCCTTTAACTCACCTTTTTGCTTACGACGTGAGCGCTCTTCTTTATGATCGAGAATAATCTCCAAAAGAGATTCATCTGAACTCTCAATACGTTTTTTAATTTTGGATTTTGAAGATTTTTCAAAAGTTTTATTTAAACTTAGGGCCATAATATTCTATTTTATCTGCCCCTATGATTTCGTGCAACAAAGATCTTACTATTTGTCGTAAAGCTCTTTAATACTGGCCTTAAGCTGGTCCATACTTTTTGTTTTAAGAATAACTTCATCACTATTTAAGAGAACCTGAACTTCTCGGTCTACAGTTCGTCCATTTTGCCTAACAATATTATCAAGTACTGTAATACTGCAATTATCTCTTCCTTCTATATAATGATGTTTAACATTAGAGTCCTTTGTTTTCTCTGACATTCGTAGGTTTCGACTTGTTTGCCTCTCTAGAATCCATGCAATAGAAGCAGCATCGCAAAGTTTTGCAAGATCAAGTCTTGAAACATTCTCATAACAATCCTCTTCCAAAACACCTAATGCTTGTAGCTCTTCTTTTTCCATGAAGCTTAGAAGACCTTCATCCATTGCAATCTTTAAATAGTCTTTTGGATACTTCCCGTCTCCACATGGAACTTCTAAATTACCACCGAGTGCCTGATAATGAGACATCATATTTACATTATTAACAACTGCTCTTTCTTTGAGCTTTTTAATCATTTCTTCTTGTTCATAATTCATTTGAGGATATGAGCTTGCACCATTTGGTAGCATGGCACTACTTTCTTCCTTCCACTTATTAGTGTTTAGATAAACACCTTTTGCATACTCACAAGCGAGGTTATCGCCGAAGTTATTACGAAAAGACTCAGTAACATCAATATGTTTCTCAATTAGACCTGAAAGTGGTGTTGGTTTTCCACCTAAGGCCCTGGTCGTAATTTCATGTCTGATTAAATTCATAACTTTATCATTAGATAACTCCCCTTCTTCTAACGAGAGTTTCATTAATTTATAATAACCAT
This window harbors:
- the mutS gene encoding DNA mismatch repair protein MutS, which produces MVAYLVELIAQEYTTHMGNNNMTLEIEKIVAEGVKLTPMMAQYHEIKTQYRDHMLMFRMGDFYEVFFEDAINASKILNIALTHRGKLGEHKIPMAGIPHHAAATYIDRFSKEGLKVAICEQVQDPKEAKGIVERAVTQVVSPGMPFDLDKTDSKEDQFIVACNETNGRFEIITIDFTTGFFKGFILETFEDFIEKLRVLAPKEFLTYLGQWDKYENVATLNEHNGTLVTHLSKEYFKEKYSSVYIEKLIPTYKRDQVIKENETVLEPIGALSYYICSTQNHEGFSHLHTFSLSDETGSMKVTIPTLTGLEILPKSRETYKESLLGFMDKTKTSMGSRKLKTIFTSPLTSKAEIKNRLDTIEYFLKNDELLQDTRESLNNVRDLERILAKAATNRANAGDLLNIASAVDVYEDLLNSLKKLPTNVFGKLNKEAKESLFELRNEIKLTINDEIGASLDKGNLIKEGANKTRDRLAKVSQNTAQALVELENRYREETGIQKLRIKSNNVAGYFIEVSKTHTDKVPANFVRRQTLVNSERYATEELTQFEKEVVVAREKLEKLEREIFKNLIKQITMLSNAIQNLANILSTTDTLQSLAWIARNEEFSRPTISDKSRDMDIHGAWHPLIKAAIKDQFIPHDLKLNEKTYFGLITGPNMAGKTTVMREIAIIQLLTQIGSYVPAENAKVSICDFLFSRLGASDDILKGQSTFMVEMAETAEILRHATENSLIILDEVGRGTSTYDGLSIAWALVEHFIEETKALCLFATHYHELIDLADSYPQAKNLTVETLNHKGNVKFLYRLIEKAASQSFGIYVAKLAGLPPSVLKRSQNVLKSMEKETNISKALLGQDETACGEQLDFFNIEVTQEVPDYLKQVEDDLTKMDINNLTPIQALNKLHQLVDQITFS
- a CDS encoding RDD family protein — encoded protein: MSANQKLTEIYDHYKQSKAAKKLRNDRLRKRAYAFICDLYIIVFANKALSFVWLSFINNYVSNISTSPRVSTFTFQAHTTNLSLAIMFFSYFFFSYYLGNGQTLGKAFFKLKVVSSRDMTEELSALDCFGRSIGYVFASLLAYLPLALNFVRKDQKGVQDFISHTHVVCMDDFEYALAQAEVSTPEEAQQIALFEEVS